In Streptomyces sclerotialus, the DNA window ACGGCTGTTGTGGGCCCGGCTGTCGGTCTTCGCCGGCACCTTCGACGCGGAGGCGGTCCGCCAGGTGTGCGCCGACGCGCACCTCCCCGGCCGGAAGGTTCCCGCACTGCTGGGCGCGCTCGTCGACAACTCCGTCCTGACCTGGGTCCCCACCGGGGCCGGGGAGCGCTACCGGATGCTGGACACCCTCCGCGAGTTCGGCGAGGGCTGGCTGCGGCGCCTCGGCGAGGAGGACGCGCTGCGGCGCAGGCACCGCGACCACTACCTCGCCCTGGCCCGCCGGGGAGACGCCGCCTGGCTGGGGGCCGACCAGTTCGCCTGGTACGACCGGACGACCGCCGAGCACGACAACCTGCGCGCCGCGCTGGAGTTCTGCCTGGCCCACCCCGAGGACCACACCGCGCTGGAGCTCGCCGGGGCCCTGTGGTTCTTCTGGAACGGCTGCGGCATGCAGAAGGAAGGGCAGCACTTCATGGAGCGGGCGCTGGCCCTGGACCCCGCGCCGGTCCCGGCCCGCGGCAAGGTCCTGTGGGCCTGTGGTCTCGCCCTCCTGACGCTGGGGGACGCCGACGGCGGCGCGGCGTACGCCGCCGAATGCACGGCCGCCGCCGAGCGGTCGGGCGATGCCGACACGGCCGCCGCCGCTGCGGCCATCACCATGGGCACGGCGATGCTGCGCGGCGACGTGGAGCGGATGACGTCCCTGGCGCGGCGCCTGCTCGCCACCGAGCGGCCGGGCAGCGCGCTGACCCTGCCCCAGCACCTGGCCCGGCTGGTCTCCGGCCACGCGCACATCATCACCGGCCGGTTCGAGGAGGCCATCGCCGTACTGGAACAGTGGCGCGTCGCGTGCGACCGGCACGGCGAGCGGTGGATGCGTACCTTCAGCGACTCCTACCGCGCCCAGGCGGAGCTGGCGCTCGGCCGGCCCGCCGCCGCGCAGTCGTACGCCCAGGCCGCCCTGGAGGGCAAGCACCGGATGCACGACAGCCTGGGCGTCGCCATGGCGCTCGACGTCCTGGCCCAGGCAGCGTCCGCCACCGGCCAGGACGAGCGCGCCGCCCGCCTGCTCGGCCTGGCCCGGCAGGTGTGGGAGGCCCTGGGCGGCCGGCCGCAGGCCGGGATCGCCGCATGGATCGCCGCCCGCCGCTCCTGCGAGGAACGGTGCCGCGACGCCCTCGGCGACCACGCCTACGAGACCGCGTACCGCATCGGCCGCGAGACCGGCCTGGACACCGGCATCGCCTACGCCCTCACTCCCTGACCGGCCCCCCTGGACACGTGCCTGGCGGACACTCGCCGTCGTCATCGAAGCGGGTGCCATTCCGGAGCGCGGCATGGGCGGTGCCCAGGAGCGTGCGGCCGTGCCGGAAGGCGTGCGCCCGCAGGCGGAGCAGCGCATGTTCCGGAGAGATGCCCAGCCGCTGGGCGAGCATGCCGACCGCTCGGTGCACGGCGGCGAACGGCAGGTGATCCACACCGGCGAGCCAGTCGGTGTCGTCCTCGGCGGCCCGCGCGACGGCCCGGGCCAGGGCATCGGCAAGCAGCAACCCGTTGCGCAACTGGCCGGGACTCACCGGCCCCGGAACCTTGCGGTGCCCGATGAGCACGCCGAACGTGTCCTGGCCCAGTCTCAGGGGGAAGGCGAACACCGCCGCCACCCCCAGCTTCTGCATGGCGGACAGCAGGCCGGCCCAGTCGGCCGAGGTGTCGGCGGACAGGGCGGACAGGTCGGACACCATGACCATCCGCCCGCTCTGCGCCACGTCGTAGCTGGGGCCCTGCCCGTACACGTACTGCAGGTCCTCCAGCAGTACGGTGAGCGCGCCGCAGCAGTGCACGGCCTCAGGAGGGCGGTCTCCGGGAGCGAGCAGCACCGCCAGTCCATCCAGCCCCATCCTGGCCGCGCACTCCCTGAGCGGAGGGGAGGAAAGGTCGAAGTCCCGCAGTACGGCGGAGAATTCGGCCGTCGGCCACGCCAGCCGCATCTCCAGGGCACGTTGTCGCATCTGCTGGGCCCGCAGACGTGCCTGACGGGTCTGCTGACGCGTCCGACGGGCCTCCGCCCGGACCTGGCGCGTCCGCTCGCACGTGTTCAGGGACCGCTCCAGGAGGACGTACGCCCTGGTCATCGCCCTGGCGTACCGTTCGTCCTCCGCTGGTCCCGGCTCGCGGACGCCGGCACTGCCTTGAGCAGCCATCGGTCTTCCTGTTTCTGAGAACCACCGGGGGGCCGATAACTCGTGGGACCCGGCAGGACAGTCCCGGCCGGGCCGCTGGAAGGAGGTGTCCGGTCAGTTGTACAACTGCCGCCGCGGAACAGCTTGGCAGATATGCAAGGTGATCGCCACGCAGTCACCGCTCCCGGGCGGCGGACGAAGAGCCCGGTTCACCGGACCAGCTGGACCGCCGGTACAGCTGGTCCCCGCGCGAGGTCACGCCGCGGAGTGGCCTCACCGCTCATACGCCGTCCACTGCCCGATGGTGTCCCTCCGCCCGGGTCAGACGCAGCGGGAGGTGCTGGAGGCGCCAGGCGCCCGGCTGGCGGCGGCGTACCTGGGTCTTGAGCATGTCGGGGGCGACGGCCAGGGAGAGGTCGGGGAAGCGTCGCAGGAGGCGGCCGATGGCGACCTCCCCCTCCTGCCGGGCGAGCGCGGCGCCCAGGCAGTAGTGCGCGCCGTGTCCGAAGCCGACGTGGTCCTCGCCGCGGTCCGTCGCCTGCCGGGCCAGGTCCAGGCGCTCGGGGTCGTCGTAGTGGCGCGGGTCGTGGTTCGCGGAGACCAGGACGGGCTGTACGGCCTCGCCTTTGCGGATCCGGGTGCCGGCCAGCTCCAGGTCCTCGGTGGCGTAGCGCAGTTGGGTCATCTGTACCGAGCCGCACCGGCGCACCAGCTCATGAACGGCATGGGGCAGCAGTCCCCAGTCCTCCTTGAGCATCCGCAGCTGATCGGGGTGGGTGAGCAGGGCAGTGATGCCGTTGCCGATGAGGTGGGCGGTGGTCTCGTGTCCGGCGAGCACCAACGCCATCACGAGGGTGACCATCTCCGTGTCGCTGAGCCGGCCGCCGTCGTCGTCCTGGGCACGGATGAGGGCGCTGATCAGATCGTCCCGCAGGTCGGCGCGGCGTTCCGCGATCAGTTCGTGGAGGTGGTCGATGACGGCCGGGAAGGACGCGCCGATCCGCTCGGGCACCAGCGAGGCCAGGTCGGAGCCGAAGCTCCGCCAGCGGGGCCGGTCCGCCTCGGGTACCCCCACCAGCTCGCAGATGACGGTGATCGGCAGTGGGTAGGCGAAGTGCTCGATGAGGTCGACCACCCCGCCGTCGTCGGCCTGCCCGGGGAGTGCGTCGAGCAGG includes these proteins:
- a CDS encoding cytochrome P450 — translated: MPSRPADPGSPTTTPARTAPSGLPPAMQDFIGKHPGEPNVMDPELLADPFGGYGRLREQGPVLRARFMDDTPIWLVTRFEEVRAVLRDPRFVNNPYSVPGRTGPDARDRLMDVLGIPAEYSVYILESILTSDPPDHARLRRLVSRAFTARRVPDLRPRVEEITDTLLDALPGQADDGGVVDLIEHFAYPLPITVICELVGVPEADRPRWRSFGSDLASLVPERIGASFPAVIDHLHELIAERRADLRDDLISALIRAQDDDGGRLSDTEMVTLVMALVLAGHETTAHLIGNGITALLTHPDQLRMLKEDWGLLPHAVHELVRRCGSVQMTQLRYATEDLELAGTRIRKGEAVQPVLVSANHDPRHYDDPERLDLARQATDRGEDHVGFGHGAHYCLGAALARQEGEVAIGRLLRRFPDLSLAVAPDMLKTQVRRRQPGAWRLQHLPLRLTRAEGHHRAVDGV
- a CDS encoding ATP-binding protein, whose product is MTGDQRRTGNVPAARTRLVDRRAELAEIQRLLSSGARLVTLTGAGGIGKTRLALETAAALRPRFQDGAWLVELSPLSKGTLLPLTIAEALPLADLTTRPAIDVLAEYLADRELLLVLDTCEHLTDACAMAVQVLVRAAPGLRVLATSRRTLDVPGEEVFTVEPLSVPDLADDARTHEAAAMVLLAERAAAVVPGFALTDVNRTEVAWLCRRLEGLPLALELAAARLRDHSVTELTARLTDRYAVLDGTDDELTHAGPPWHRALRTAIGWSHQLCTPPERLLWARLSVFAGTFDAEAVRQVCADAHLPGRKVPALLGALVDNSVLTWVPTGAGERYRMLDTLREFGEGWLRRLGEEDALRRRHRDHYLALARRGDAAWLGADQFAWYDRTTAEHDNLRAALEFCLAHPEDHTALELAGALWFFWNGCGMQKEGQHFMERALALDPAPVPARGKVLWACGLALLTLGDADGGAAYAAECTAAAERSGDADTAAAAAAITMGTAMLRGDVERMTSLARRLLATERPGSALTLPQHLARLVSGHAHIITGRFEEAIAVLEQWRVACDRHGERWMRTFSDSYRAQAELALGRPAAAQSYAQAALEGKHRMHDSLGVAMALDVLAQAASATGQDERAARLLGLARQVWEALGGRPQAGIAAWIAARRSCEERCRDALGDHAYETAYRIGRETGLDTGIAYALTP
- a CDS encoding ANTAR domain-containing protein; amino-acid sequence: MAAQGSAGVREPGPAEDERYARAMTRAYVLLERSLNTCERTRQVRAEARRTRQQTRQARLRAQQMRQRALEMRLAWPTAEFSAVLRDFDLSSPPLRECAARMGLDGLAVLLAPGDRPPEAVHCCGALTVLLEDLQYVYGQGPSYDVAQSGRMVMVSDLSALSADTSADWAGLLSAMQKLGVAAVFAFPLRLGQDTFGVLIGHRKVPGPVSPGQLRNGLLLADALARAVARAAEDDTDWLAGVDHLPFAAVHRAVGMLAQRLGISPEHALLRLRAHAFRHGRTLLGTAHAALRNGTRFDDDGECPPGTCPGGPVRE